From a region of the Raphanus sativus cultivar WK10039 unplaced genomic scaffold, ASM80110v3 Scaffold0034, whole genome shotgun sequence genome:
- the LOC108829434 gene encoding uncharacterized protein LOC108829434 isoform X1, which yields MVEDEVLNEEGNVEVSNAQDDEIPSNEGVELPGEEVKEKNRRGPTKMRRVAENPNEKVAVTFTDFGEHVGPGSVTLSSFLGPLVREHVPGRFNLQEEWHKAVIFKQLGSLWRAGKSRLVSQVRAAKTAAERLKLKPSNVPSIQMWNTWVRSKTTSSFTEISNRYRELRKNQIPHTTSRKGMIRLAYYMKKESRPEKVSWSKVWIAGHTHADGRPVKPQYAETIEQIQSLDSQMDSTSAADNIREDAVTKILGKDKPGRVRGFGRGITATKLAFLQSRDAKIADMASEIEELKGMVRELAGKKKTNGETETSETSAGFKEGVRVQILDWFESEDVVVGEGEFCSDEPMYKIGRVPIGPNAVAVIVKSALISEAFLWRPTTDVLSLEDAVGCKVAWPINKVVLDRNPLASQDVSMQHKEGETRRCKIYDWTSEEEEVIAEGLLCSSNSKEMVNNIPLGPNAVSIEVVKVFKDNAHLWRPTAEMYLIGDAINEKIA from the exons ATGGTAGAAGATGAAGTTCTCAATGAGGAAGGGAACGTAGAAGTCAGCAATGCTCAAGATGATGAGATTCCTAGTAACGAAGGAGTTGAGCTACCAGGGGAagaagtgaaagaaaaaaatagaagaggACCAACAAAGATGCGCAGAGTGGCTGAAAATCCTAATGAAAAGGTTGCGGTCACATTCACTGACTTTGGTGAGCATGTTGGACCTGGTTCAGTAACACTATCATCTTTTCTTGGTCCTCTTGTGAGGGAACATGTTCCG GGGAGGTTTAACTTGCAAGAAGAGTGGCATAAAGCTGTTATTTTCAAGCAGTTGGGAAGCTTGTGGAGGGCTGGGAAGTCAAGGCTAGTGTCACAAGTACGGGCAGCGAAGACTGCTGCTGagagattaaaattaaaacccaGCAACGTTCCATCCATTCAAATGTGGAACACTTGGGTTAGGAGCAAGACTACCTCAAGTTTCACG GAAATAAGTAATAGGTACCGAGAGCTGAGAAAAAATCAGATTCCCCATACCACCAGCCGCAAAGGAATGATTCGTTTAGCTTATTATATG AAAAAAGAGTCAAGACCCGAAAAAGTGAGTTGGAGTAAGGTATGGATTGCGGGACATACTCACGCTGATGGTAGACCCGTGAAGCCTCAATATGCTGAGACTATT GAACAAATCCAGTCACTTGATAGTCAAATGGACTCTACATCAGCTGCTGATAACATAAGGGAGGATGCTGTCACCAAGATTTTGGGAAAAGACAAACCTGGACGAGTAAGGGGGTTTGGTAGAGGGATTACGGCTACTAAACTAGCATTCCTGCAATCTAGAGACGCAAAGATTGCTGATATGGCTAGTGAGATTGAAGAGTTGAAGGGCATGGTCCGAGAGTTAGCTGGAAAGAAG AAAACTAATGGTGAGACTGAAACATCtgagacaagtgctggattcaaAGAAGGAGTGAGAGTACAAATACTGGATTGGTTTGAGTCAGAAGATGTAGTTGTTGGTGAAGGAGAATTTTGCTCTGATGAACCGATGTACAAAATTGGTCGTGTGCCTATTGGTCCTAATGCAGTGGCTGTTATTGTTAAGTCCGCATTAATCTCGGAAGCTTTTCTCTGGAGGCCTACGACAGATGTATTATCTCTTGAGGACGCTGTGGGATGCAAAGTAGCTTGGCCAATAAATAAAGTGGTTTTGGACAGGAATCCATTAGCGTCTCAAGATGTATCGATG CAACACAAGGAAGGTGAAACTCGAAGATGCAAAATCTATGACTGGacttcagaagaagaagaggttatTGCTGAAGGTCTCCTGTGCTCATCTAATTCCAAAG
- the LOC108829434 gene encoding uncharacterized protein LOC108829434 isoform X2: MVEDEVLNEEGNVEVSNAQDDEIPSNEGVELPGEEVKEKNRRGPTKMRRVAENPNEKVAVTFTDFGEHVGPGSVTLSSFLGPLVREHVPGRFNLQEEWHKAVIFKQLGSLWRAGKSRLVSQVRAAKTAAERLKLKPSNVPSIQMWNTWVRSKTTSSFTEISNRYRELRKNQIPHTTSRKGMIRLAYYMKKESRPEKVSWSKVWIAGHTHADGRPVKPQYAETIEQIQSLDSQMDSTSAADNIREDAVTKILGKDKPGRVRGFGRGITATKLAFLQSRDAKIADMASEIEELKGMKTNGETETSETSAGFKEGVRVQILDWFESEDVVVGEGEFCSDEPMYKIGRVPIGPNAVAVIVKSALISEAFLWRPTTDVLSLEDAVGCKVAWPINKVVLDRNPLASQDVSMQHKEGETRRCKIYDWTSEEEEVIAEGLLCSSNSKEMVNNIPLGPNAVSIEVVKVFKDNAHLWRPTAEMYLIGDAINEKIA; the protein is encoded by the exons ATGGTAGAAGATGAAGTTCTCAATGAGGAAGGGAACGTAGAAGTCAGCAATGCTCAAGATGATGAGATTCCTAGTAACGAAGGAGTTGAGCTACCAGGGGAagaagtgaaagaaaaaaatagaagaggACCAACAAAGATGCGCAGAGTGGCTGAAAATCCTAATGAAAAGGTTGCGGTCACATTCACTGACTTTGGTGAGCATGTTGGACCTGGTTCAGTAACACTATCATCTTTTCTTGGTCCTCTTGTGAGGGAACATGTTCCG GGGAGGTTTAACTTGCAAGAAGAGTGGCATAAAGCTGTTATTTTCAAGCAGTTGGGAAGCTTGTGGAGGGCTGGGAAGTCAAGGCTAGTGTCACAAGTACGGGCAGCGAAGACTGCTGCTGagagattaaaattaaaacccaGCAACGTTCCATCCATTCAAATGTGGAACACTTGGGTTAGGAGCAAGACTACCTCAAGTTTCACG GAAATAAGTAATAGGTACCGAGAGCTGAGAAAAAATCAGATTCCCCATACCACCAGCCGCAAAGGAATGATTCGTTTAGCTTATTATATG AAAAAAGAGTCAAGACCCGAAAAAGTGAGTTGGAGTAAGGTATGGATTGCGGGACATACTCACGCTGATGGTAGACCCGTGAAGCCTCAATATGCTGAGACTATT GAACAAATCCAGTCACTTGATAGTCAAATGGACTCTACATCAGCTGCTGATAACATAAGGGAGGATGCTGTCACCAAGATTTTGGGAAAAGACAAACCTGGACGAGTAAGGGGGTTTGGTAGAGGGATTACGGCTACTAAACTAGCATTCCTGCAATCTAGAGACGCAAAGATTGCTGATATGGCTAGTGAGATTGAAGAGTTGAAGGGCATG AAAACTAATGGTGAGACTGAAACATCtgagacaagtgctggattcaaAGAAGGAGTGAGAGTACAAATACTGGATTGGTTTGAGTCAGAAGATGTAGTTGTTGGTGAAGGAGAATTTTGCTCTGATGAACCGATGTACAAAATTGGTCGTGTGCCTATTGGTCCTAATGCAGTGGCTGTTATTGTTAAGTCCGCATTAATCTCGGAAGCTTTTCTCTGGAGGCCTACGACAGATGTATTATCTCTTGAGGACGCTGTGGGATGCAAAGTAGCTTGGCCAATAAATAAAGTGGTTTTGGACAGGAATCCATTAGCGTCTCAAGATGTATCGATG CAACACAAGGAAGGTGAAACTCGAAGATGCAAAATCTATGACTGGacttcagaagaagaagaggttatTGCTGAAGGTCTCCTGTGCTCATCTAATTCCAAAG